GCCTACTGGCTCCAGGACGTACGCGGGCCGATGATCCTCTGGACCCTCTGCTCCGGGGTGCTCGCCGGCCTCTACTTCCCGCTGGGCTTCCTGCCCGACTGGCTGGAGCTGCCGCTGCGCTACGCCACCCCGTTCCCGAGCCTCTTCCAGACCCCGCTCGACGTGCTGGTGGAGCGGCACAGCACCCCGGTCCAGGTCGGGCTGGTCGGCCTCCAGGTGGGGTGGGCGGTGCTGCTCGTCGCCGCCTGCCGGCTGGTGCAGCGCCGGGCGGAACGCCGGATGGTGGTGCAGGGTGGCTGACCGGGTGGCGCTCGCGGAGCCCGGGGCGGCGGCCGACCGGCGGCCGGGGGCGCTGGCCGCGTACCGGGCGCTGCTGGGGGCGCAGGCCCGGGCGCAGGCCAGCTACCGGGTGTCGTTCGTGGTGGACCTGGTCGGCAACGTCGGGGCCACCGTCTTCGACGTGGTGACCATCCTGGTGCTGTTCGGGGTGACCCGGGAACTCGGCGGCTTCACGCTGCGCGAGGCGCTGGTGATGGTGGGCCTCTCCGCCTTCGCGTTCGCCACCGCCGACCTGCTGGTCGGCAGCATCGAGCGGCTGCCCCGGTACGTCCGGACCGGTCTCTTCGACGCCGTGCTGGTCCGCCCGTTGGCGGCGCTGCCGCAGCTGCTGCTGATGGACCTGCCGGTCCGCAAGGTCTCCCGGGCGGCCTTCGGGCTGGTCGTGCTGCTGGTGGCGGTCACCTCGGCGGGCATCGACTGGACCCCGGGGCGGCTGGCGCTGCTGGTGGTCGCCCCGGCCGCCGGCGTGGTCTTCTTCGGCTCGGTCTTCGTGGCCACCGCCACGGTGTCGTTCTACTGGGTCGACTCCGGCGAGCTGGCGAACGCGGTCACCTACGGCGGGCGCGACTTCACCTCGTACCCGATCACCGTCTACGGCGGCTGGTTCCGCGGCATCTTCGCGTACGGGCTGGGGTTCGCCTTCGTCAGCTACCACCCGGCGCTGGCGCTGCTCGGCCGGGCCGACCCGCTCGGCCTGCCGTCCTGGGTGGGTAGGGCCGCGCCGGGCGTCGCGCTGGTCGCCGCCACCCTCGCCGCCGCGGCCTGGCGCGTCGGCATCCGCCACTACCGGAGTACGGGGTCATGAGCGTCATCGAGCTGAGCGGGCTGCGCAAGGAGTTCACGGTCCGGGTGAAGGCCGGGCGGCTGCGCCGCGAAAAGCGGACGGTCACCGCGGTCGACGGGATCGACCTGCGGGTGGAGCGCGGCGAGATGCTGGGCTACATCGGCCCGAACGGCGCCGGCAAGTCGACCACCCTGAAGATGCTGACCGGGGTGCTGACGCCCTCGGCCGGCGAGGCCCGGGTCTGCGGGCTGCGGCCGGTGGCCGAGCGCACCCGGCTGGCGCTGCGCGTCGGGGTGGTCTTCGGCCAGCGCTCGCAGCTGTGGTGGGACCTGCCGTTGCGCGACTCGTTCGACCTGCTGCGGCACGTCTACCGGGTGCCGGCGGGGGAGCACGCGACCCGGCTGCGCCGCTGCCGGGGCCTGCTCGACCTGGACGAGTTCCTGGACACCCCGGTACGGCAGCTCTCGCTGGGCCAGCGGATGCGCGGCGAGCTGACCGCCGCCCTGCTGCACGGCCCCGAGGTGCTCTTCCTCGACGAGCCGACCATCGGGTTGGACGTGGTGAGCAGGCAGGCCGTCCGGGGTTTCCTGGCCGAGCTGGGCCGGGCCGGTGACACCACGCTGGTGCTGACCACCCATGACCTGGCCGACATCCAGCGGCTGTGCCGCCGTCTCGTGGTGATCGACCACGGCCGGGTGGTGCACGACGGTTCGATCGCCGCCCTGCACAGCCGGTACGGCTCCCGCCGGCTGGTCGTCGCCGAACTGGACACCGTGCTGGCCGTGCCGCCGGTGCTGCCGGGCGCACCGCTTCAGCGGGTGGAGGCCGACGGACACCGGCTGGTCTTCGCGTTGGAGTCGGCGGGTGTCGCTGAGGTGGTCGCCGGGCTCGCCGGCCTGGCCACGCTCCGCGACATCTCGATCGTCGAGCCCGACATCGAGGACGTCGTCGCCCGCCTCTACCGCAGCCCGGCGCAGGTGTGACGAAGGGCCCCCTCCGCCACGCGTCCGGTGGCGGAGAGGGCCCTGTCGACGGCCGGGCCGGGTCAGATCTTGTCGCCGATCTCCACCTGGGGTGCCGGGGCGCGCATCCGGCGGAAGGTGATCGACCGCATGATCGCGTACAGGTAGAGCGAGCCGAGCTTCTGGTCGCTGCGCGGGAACCGCTCCCGCACCAGCTTCTTGATCTTGCGGGAGATCAGCACCGAGTCGATCACCACGCCGAGCGCCAGCGCGCCCCACAGCAGGTTGGAGACCAGCCGGACGATCGGCGGCATGGCCTGGTTGGAACCGACCAGCACGATCAGCGCCCCACCGAAGAACCAGGTGCCGACCGTACGCCGGGAGTCGACCACGTTGCGGGCCAGCAGCCGCTCCGGGCCGCGGTCACGCGGGCCACCCTCGCGACGGAACTCCGCCGCCGCCTCGGCGCGGGCGACCCGGCGCTGCTCCCGCGCCTCCTCCTTGGTCAGCGGCCCGGCCGGCGCGCCGGGACGTCGACCGGCGGTGGGCCGCTTCGGCGTGACCCGGCCCAGCTCCTTCTTGCTCGGGGTGTAGCCCCGGGGGCGGGCAGCGGCGGACCCCTCGTCGGTCGTCACCGTGGTGACGGAATCCTCGACGAGGTCGGCGGGCTTACGACGAAACAGCGACGGCACGTGGTGCAGGGTAGCCAAACGGTCGAGCCCGGTGCACATCGCGGTGCACCGGGCCCGGCTGCGGGTCGTGTGACGTTACGGACGCTCGACGTGCGCGCCCAGGTCGGCGAGCTTCGCCTCGAAGTCCTCGTAGCCCCGGTTGATCAGGTCGACGCCGTACACCCGGGAGGTGCCCTCGGCGGCGAGCGCCGCGATCAGGTGGCTGAACCCGGCGCGCAGGTCCGGGATGACCAGGTCGGCCGCGTGCAGCTTGCTCGGGCCGGCGATCACCGCGGAGTGCTTGAAGTTGCGCCGGCCGAAGCGGCACGGGGTGCCGCCGAGGCAGTCCCGGTAGACCTGGATGTTGGCGCCCATCGTGTTCAGCGCCTCGGTGTAGCCGAGCCGCTGCTCGTAGACCGTCTCGTGGACGATCGACAGGCCGCGGGCCTGGGTCAGCGCCACCACCAGGGGCTGCTGCCAGTCGGTCATGAAGCCGGGGTGCACGTCGGTCTCCAGCGCCACGGCGTTCAGCTCGCCGCCCGGGTGCCAGAACCGGATGCCGCCCTCCTGGCCCGGGTCGCCGAGCTTCGGCGGGCGGGCGTCGGTGACCTCGTACTCGCCGCCGACGGAGCGGAAGATGTTCAGGAACGTCATCATGTCGGCCTGCTGCGCGCCGAGCACCTCGACGTGGCCGCGGGTGGCCAGCGCGGCCGCCGCCCAGCTGGCCGCCTCGATCCGGTCCGGGATCGGCCGGTGCGTGTAGCCGTGCAGCTTCTTCACGCCCTGGATCTCGATCACCCGGTCGGTGTGGACCTTGATGATCGCGCCCATCTTCTGCAGGATGCAGATCAGGTCGATGATCTCCGGCTCCACCGCCGCGTTGCGCAGCTCGGTGACGCCCTCGGCCATCACCGCGGTCAGCAGCACCTGCTCGGTCGCGCCCACGCTCGGGTACGGCAGGGCGAACTTGGTGCCGTGCAGCCCGTTCGGCGCCGACAGGTGCAGCCCCTCCGGGGTCTTCTCCACGGTCGCGCCGAACTCGCGCAGCGCCTGGAGGTGGAAGTCGATCGGGCGCGGGCCGATGTGGCAGCCGCCCAGGTCGGGGATGAAGGCGTGGCCCAGCCGGTGCAGCAGCGGCCCGCAGAACAGGATCGGGATACGGCTGGAGCCGGCGTGCACGTTGATCTGGTCGGTGCTGGCGCTCTCGACGTTGGTGGGGTCGAAGACCAGCTCACCGTCCTCGCCGCCGTCGGTCACCTTGACCCCGTGCAGGCCGAGCAGCCCGCGGACCACCTCGACGTCGCGGATCTTCGGCACGTCGAACAGCCGGCTGGGGGAGTCGCCCAGCAGGGCGGCCACCATCGCCTTGGACACGAGGTTCTTCGCGCCGCGCACGCGGATCCGCCCTTCGAGCGGAGTTCCTCCGTGTACGACCAGGACGTCGTCGGTCAACGCAACCTCCAGCGCGTTGGTGCTGCCGTGTGAGTGAGTGGGGTCCACGATCTGCATCGCTACCCGGTACGCGGCCTGTCGAAAACGGCCCGCGGTTTGTCGTCGCCCCGGCAGCATAGCCCTCCGTGACGAAAATGGAATCGGTCACATCACCAGCGAGGGCACGAACCGGGGTGTCCGGCGCGTTTCCGTACCAGTGACGTGACCGTCCGTGATCAGGCGCCCGGCAGGGCGAGCATCTGGTCGAGGGCCACCCGGGCGTGGTGCGCGGTGTCCGGGTCGACCGTGATCCGGTTGACCACCCGACCCGCGACCAGCTCCTCCAGCGCCCAGACCAGGTGCGGCAGGTCGATCCGGTTCATCGTCGAGCAGTAGCAGACCGCCTTGTCCAGGAACATGATCTGCTTGTCCGGGTGGGCCAGCGCCAGCCGGCGGACCAGGTTCAGCTCGGTGCCGACCGCCCAGGCCGAGCCGGCCGGGGCCGACTCGATGGTCTTGATGATGTATTCGGTGGAGCCGACCTGGTCGGCGGCGGTGACCACCTCGTGCCGGCACTCGGGGTGCACCAGCACGTTGACCCCCGGCACCCGCTCCCGGACGTCGTTGACGCTGTCGAGGGTGAAGCGGCCGTGCACCGAGCAGTGGCCGCGCCAGAGGATCATCTTCGCGTCGCGCAGCTGCTCGGCGGTGAGCCCGCCGTTCGGCTTGTGCGGGTCCCAGAGCACGCAGTCGTCGAGCGAGAAGCCCATCTCCAGCACCGCCGTGTTGCGGCCCAGGTGCTGGTCGGGGAAGAAGAAGACCTTCGACCCCTGCTCGTACGCCCACTCCAGGGCGCGCCGCGCGTTGGAGGAGGTGCAGACCACGCCGCCGTGCCGGCCGACGAAGCCCTTGATGTCCGCCGAGGAGTTCATGTAGGTCACCGGGACCGTGTCGGCCGCGATGCCCAGCTCGGTCAGCACGTCCCAGGCGGTCTCGACCTGCGACAGCACCGCCATGTCGGCCATCGAGCAGCCGGCGGCCAGGTCGGGCAGGATCACCTGCTGCGCGTCCGAGGTGAGGATGTCGGCGCTCTCGGCCATGAAGTGCACGCCGCAGAAGACGATGTATTCCGCGTCGGGTCGGGCCGCCGCCTCGCGGGCCAGCTTGAACGAGTCGCCGGTCACGTCGGCGAACTGGATCACCTCGTCGCGCTGGTAGTGGTGGCCCAGCACGAAGACCTTCGTGCCGAGCGCGGCCTTCGCCGCCGCCGCGCGAGCCACCAGGTCGGGGTCGCTCGGCGCGGGGAGGTCACCCGGACACTCCACGCCACGCTCGGTGGCGGGGTCGCTGCCGCGGCCGAGGAGCAGCAGCGCAGTGGCGGTGTTGGAGGGCTCAACCCAGGTCGAAGTCACGCCTCCCATGGTCCCACAGCGCGGCGGGCCCGCAGCCGCCGCCGGTGTGGCCTGCCACACTGCTCGACATGCGCGTGCTGCTCTGCCCCGACAAGTTCGCCGGCACGCTGCCGGCCCAGGAGGTGGCCGCCGCGGTGGCCGAGGGCTGGCGGACGGTCTCCGGCACCGACGACCTGCTGCTCCGGCCGCTCGCCGACGGCGGGCCCGGCTTCGTCGCGGTGCTCGCCGAGGCGCTCGGCGGGCGGCGGCTGCCGGTGCCCACCCTGGACCCGCTCGGCCGGCCCGCCGCCGGTGAGATCCTGCTCACCGACGACGGCACCGCCTATCTGGAGAGCGCCCAGGCCTGCGGACTGCACCTGCTCACCGCCGCCGAACGCGACCCGAAGGCCACCACGTCGTACGGGCTGGGGCTGCTCGTGGCGGCCGCGGTGGAGGCCGGGGCGCGGCGGGTGGTGGTGGGGCTGGGCGGCTCCGCCACCAACGACGGGGGCGCCGGCATGCTGACGGCGCTCGGCGGCACGCCGCTGGACGAGGCCGGCCGGGCCCTGCCGTACGGGGGAGCGGCGCTGGTCGCCACCGCGACGCTGGACGGCGTGCCGCGGCTGCGCGGGGTGGACCTGGTCGCCGCCACCGACGTGGACAACCCGCTGCTCGGACTGCACGGCGCCAGCAACGTCTACGGCCCGCAGAAGGGCGCGGACCGCGCCGACGTGCTGCTGCTGGACGCCGCACTGGAGCGCTGGGCGGCGGTGCTGGAGAAGGACCTGCCCGGCTGCCCGCCCGGCCTCGGCGCGCTCCCCGGCGGGGGCGCGGCCGGCGGGCTGGGCGCCGCGATCCTGGCGCTGGGCGGTCGCTGCGAGTCCGGCATCGGCCTGGTCGCCCGGGCCATCGGGCTGGACGCGGCGCTGGACCGCGCCGACCTGGTGATCACCGGGGAGGGCTCCTTCGACCACCAGTCGCTACGCGGCAAGGTGGTGGCCGGGGTGGCCGGGGCCGCCCGCGACCGGGGGGTGCCCTGTGTGGTGCTGGCGGGACGGTTGAGCACCGGCCGGCGGGAGGCCGCCGCGGCCGGCGTCACCGAGGCGTACAGCCTGGTGGAGCACTTCGGCGGCGAGGAGCGCGGCGGCGTCGAGGCGGCGATGGCCCGGCCCGCCGAGGGGCTGCGGGCGCTCGGCGCCCGGCTGGCCCGGCAGTGGAGCCGCTGAGCGGGCCCGCCTGCGGCGCGGCTCACCGGGCCCGGACACGCCACCGGAGGTGACCGCGGCCGGGGCGGCGTACCATCGGTGCTGGACCACACCGGGAATCACTGGGCGACGAGCGACGTTGGCCAGTGCGTCCGGACCCATACCGCGCAGGGAGATTTCCACGTGACCACGCCAGCGCAGACCGAGTCGACCGAGGCCAAGGCCCCTACTTCCGTCGTCCTCACCGACGTCGCGGCGCAGAAGGTCAAGGCCCTGATCGAGCAGGAGGGCCGCGATGACCTGCGGCTCCGGGTCGCGGTGCAGCCGGGCGGCTGCTCCGGCCTGCGGTACCAGCTCTTCTTCGACGAGCGGTCGCTCGACGGTGACGTCGTGACCGACTTCGGCGGTGTCGAGGTCGTCGTCGACCGGATGAGCGCCCCCTACCTGGCCGGCGCGACGATCGACTTCGCCGACCGGATCGACGCCCAGGGCTTCACCATCGACAACCCGAACGCCGGCAACTCCTGCGCCTGCGGCGACTCGTTCAGCTGAGTCGTCCGCTCGCCCGGCCGACGTCGGGAAGCTGATCAGAAACGGCGGAACCATCCCTCGTGGGTGGTTCCGCCGTTTCTGTCGTGGCTGGGGGTTTCCCTAGAGTGACGCCCGGATGTGCGGTGGTGCACCGACCGGAGGCCGGCCGGTGACCCGGACCGGTAGGCTGACCCGCGCCGTGCTCCCGACCACGAGGGTTGACATGAAGATCGCCGTGACCGGCTCGATCGCGACCGACCACCTGATGAGCTTCCCGGGTCGCTTCGCCGACCAGCTCATCGCCGACCAGCTGGACAAGGTCTCGCTCTCCTTCCTCGTCGACGAGCTGGTGCTCCGGCGCGGCGGCACGGCCGCCAACATCGCCTTCGGCATGGCCCAGCTCGGGCTGCGCCCGGTGCTGCTCGGTGCCGTCGGCGCCGACTTCGCCGACTACCGCTCCTGGCTGGAGCGGCACGGCGTCGACTGCGACTCGGTGCACGTCAGCGAGGTCGCACACACCGCCCGGTTCGTCTGCACCACCGACACCGACATGTGCCAGATCGCGTCCTTCTACGCCGGGGCGATGAGCGAGGCGCGCAACATCGAGCTGGCCCCCGTCGCGCAGCGGCTCGGCGGCCTGGACCTGGTCCTGGTCAGCGCCAACGACCCGGCGGCGATGATCCGCCACTCGGCGGAGTGCCGGGACCGCGGCTTCGCCTTCGTGGCCGACCCGTCCCAGCAGCTCGCCCGGATGGACGGCGCGGACGTGATCGGCCTGATCGACGGCGCCGAGTACCTGATGACCAACGAGTACGAGAAGTCGCTGCTGCAGAGCAAGGCCGGGCTGAGCGACGAGCAGCTCCTGGACCGGGTCCGGGTCCGGGTCACCACGCTGGGCAAGCAGGGCGTCGAGATCGCCGGGCGGGGCTTCGACACCATCCGGGTGCCGATCGCGCGGGAGATCCAGGCGACCGACCCGACCGGCGTCGGCGACGGCTTCCGGGCCGGCTTCTTCGCCGCCCTCAACTGGGGCGTCGGCCTGGAGCGGGCCGCCCAGGTGGGCTGCCTGCTCGCCACCCTGGTGCTGGAGAACTTCGGCGGCCAGGAGTACGAGGTCCGCCGTGACCTCTTCGTCAAGCGGCTGGCCGAGTCGTACGGCGACGCGGCAGCCGACGAGGTCCGGCCGCACCTGCTGCCCTGACACCGGTGGCGCAGGGGCCCCACCGAGGGCTCCTGCGCTCACCCCAGTCGGCGCACGTCATAGCCGGGGCCGTCGGGGGAGGCGCCGACGAACTCCTGGCCGCGCATCCGGCACCAGGCCGGGATGTCCACCGCCGCCGCCGGGTCGTCGGCGAGCACCCGGACCACCGTCCCGACCGGCAGCTCCGGCAGCCGGCGGGCGAGATTGATCACCGGCAGCGGGCAGCGCTGCCCCCGGCAGTCGAGCACCTCGTCCGGTCCGCTCACAGGCCGACCTCCGTTCGCGACTGCGGGGCTCGCAAGGGCGGCTCACTCCTCGCGCTCACAGGCCGACCTCCGTTCGCGACTGCGGGGCTCGCAGGGGCGGCTCACTCCTCGCGCTCACAGGCCGACCACCCCGGCCTCGGCGCGCAGGTCGGCGACGATCCCCGGCAGCTCGGCGAGGAAGCGGTCCACGTCCGCCGCGGTGGTCTCCCGGTGCAGCGACACCCGCACGTTGCCGTGCGACAGCACCCCCATCGCCTCCAGCACGTGCGACGGCCGCAGCGTCGACGAGGTGCAGGAGGAGCCGGAGGAGACGGCGAAGCCACGCCGGTCCAGCGCGTGCAGCAGCGCCTCGCCGTCCACGTACAGGCAGGAGAAGGTCACCAGGTGGGGGAGCCGGTCGACCGGGTCGCCGACCACCTCCACGTCCGGGACCTCGGCCGCCACCCGGGCCCGGATCCGATCCACCAGCGGCGCCAGCCGGGCCGCCTCGGCCGCCGCGTCGGCCGTCGCCGCGCGCAGGCTCGCCGCCGCCGCCACGACCGCCGGCAGGTTCACCACCCCGGGGGTACGCCCCGACTCCCGTTCGTCGGCCGGATAGGGCGACTCCCAGCGGGTGCCCTTGCGGACGACCAGC
This genomic interval from Micromonospora sp. CCTCC AA 2012012 contains the following:
- a CDS encoding ABC transporter ATP-binding protein, yielding MSVIELSGLRKEFTVRVKAGRLRREKRTVTAVDGIDLRVERGEMLGYIGPNGAGKSTTLKMLTGVLTPSAGEARVCGLRPVAERTRLALRVGVVFGQRSQLWWDLPLRDSFDLLRHVYRVPAGEHATRLRRCRGLLDLDEFLDTPVRQLSLGQRMRGELTAALLHGPEVLFLDEPTIGLDVVSRQAVRGFLAELGRAGDTTLVLTTHDLADIQRLCRRLVVIDHGRVVHDGSIAALHSRYGSRRLVVAELDTVLAVPPVLPGAPLQRVEADGHRLVFALESAGVAEVVAGLAGLATLRDISIVEPDIEDVVARLYRSPAQV
- a CDS encoding ABC transporter permease; amino-acid sequence: MADRVALAEPGAAADRRPGALAAYRALLGAQARAQASYRVSFVVDLVGNVGATVFDVVTILVLFGVTRELGGFTLREALVMVGLSAFAFATADLLVGSIERLPRYVRTGLFDAVLVRPLAALPQLLLMDLPVRKVSRAAFGLVVLLVAVTSAGIDWTPGRLALLVVAPAAGVVFFGSVFVATATVSFYWVDSGELANAVTYGGRDFTSYPITVYGGWFRGIFAYGLGFAFVSYHPALALLGRADPLGLPSWVGRAAPGVALVAATLAAAAWRVGIRHYRSTGS
- a CDS encoding DUF3043 domain-containing protein, producing the protein MPSLFRRKPADLVEDSVTTVTTDEGSAAARPRGYTPSKKELGRVTPKRPTAGRRPGAPAGPLTKEEAREQRRVARAEAAAEFRREGGPRDRGPERLLARNVVDSRRTVGTWFFGGALIVLVGSNQAMPPIVRLVSNLLWGALALGVVIDSVLISRKIKKLVRERFPRSDQKLGSLYLYAIMRSITFRRMRAPAPQVEIGDKI
- a CDS encoding sulfurtransferase TusA family protein, with the protein product MSGPDEVLDCRGQRCPLPVINLARRLPELPVGTVVRVLADDPAAAVDIPAWCRMRGQEFVGASPDGPGYDVRRLG
- a CDS encoding glycerate kinase family protein, producing the protein MRVLLCPDKFAGTLPAQEVAAAVAEGWRTVSGTDDLLLRPLADGGPGFVAVLAEALGGRRLPVPTLDPLGRPAAGEILLTDDGTAYLESAQACGLHLLTAAERDPKATTSYGLGLLVAAAVEAGARRVVVGLGGSATNDGGAGMLTALGGTPLDEAGRALPYGGAALVATATLDGVPRLRGVDLVAATDVDNPLLGLHGASNVYGPQKGADRADVLLLDAALERWAAVLEKDLPGCPPGLGALPGGGAAGGLGAAILALGGRCESGIGLVARAIGLDAALDRADLVITGEGSFDHQSLRGKVVAGVAGAARDRGVPCVVLAGRLSTGRREAAAAGVTEAYSLVEHFGGEERGGVEAAMARPAEGLRALGARLARQWSR
- a CDS encoding carbohydrate kinase family protein, with the protein product MKIAVTGSIATDHLMSFPGRFADQLIADQLDKVSLSFLVDELVLRRGGTAANIAFGMAQLGLRPVLLGAVGADFADYRSWLERHGVDCDSVHVSEVAHTARFVCTTDTDMCQIASFYAGAMSEARNIELAPVAQRLGGLDLVLVSANDPAAMIRHSAECRDRGFAFVADPSQQLARMDGADVIGLIDGAEYLMTNEYEKSLLQSKAGLSDEQLLDRVRVRVTTLGKQGVEIAGRGFDTIRVPIAREIQATDPTGVGDGFRAGFFAALNWGVGLERAAQVGCLLATLVLENFGGQEYEVRRDLFVKRLAESYGDAAADEVRPHLLP
- the erpA gene encoding iron-sulfur cluster insertion protein ErpA, with translation MTTPAQTESTEAKAPTSVVLTDVAAQKVKALIEQEGRDDLRLRVAVQPGGCSGLRYQLFFDERSLDGDVVTDFGGVEVVVDRMSAPYLAGATIDFADRIDAQGFTIDNPNAGNSCACGDSFS
- the murA gene encoding UDP-N-acetylglucosamine 1-carboxyvinyltransferase; translation: MQIVDPTHSHGSTNALEVALTDDVLVVHGGTPLEGRIRVRGAKNLVSKAMVAALLGDSPSRLFDVPKIRDVEVVRGLLGLHGVKVTDGGEDGELVFDPTNVESASTDQINVHAGSSRIPILFCGPLLHRLGHAFIPDLGGCHIGPRPIDFHLQALREFGATVEKTPEGLHLSAPNGLHGTKFALPYPSVGATEQVLLTAVMAEGVTELRNAAVEPEIIDLICILQKMGAIIKVHTDRVIEIQGVKKLHGYTHRPIPDRIEAASWAAAALATRGHVEVLGAQQADMMTFLNIFRSVGGEYEVTDARPPKLGDPGQEGGIRFWHPGGELNAVALETDVHPGFMTDWQQPLVVALTQARGLSIVHETVYEQRLGYTEALNTMGANIQVYRDCLGGTPCRFGRRNFKHSAVIAGPSKLHAADLVIPDLRAGFSHLIAALAAEGTSRVYGVDLINRGYEDFEAKLADLGAHVERP
- the nadA gene encoding quinolinate synthase NadA, yielding MTSTWVEPSNTATALLLLGRGSDPATERGVECPGDLPAPSDPDLVARAAAAKAALGTKVFVLGHHYQRDEVIQFADVTGDSFKLAREAAARPDAEYIVFCGVHFMAESADILTSDAQQVILPDLAAGCSMADMAVLSQVETAWDVLTELGIAADTVPVTYMNSSADIKGFVGRHGGVVCTSSNARRALEWAYEQGSKVFFFPDQHLGRNTAVLEMGFSLDDCVLWDPHKPNGGLTAEQLRDAKMILWRGHCSVHGRFTLDSVNDVRERVPGVNVLVHPECRHEVVTAADQVGSTEYIIKTIESAPAGSAWAVGTELNLVRRLALAHPDKQIMFLDKAVCYCSTMNRIDLPHLVWALEELVAGRVVNRITVDPDTAHHARVALDQMLALPGA